The Janthinobacterium lividum genome has a window encoding:
- a CDS encoding NirD/YgiW/YdeI family stress tolerance protein — MSLHRKLIVALAAASALLAGSAQAQYVGPTAGPTAPSSVAAILKNPVDDQAVVLRGHLLRKVGKEKYTFSDGTAEIRVDIDDKVFMNRKIDAKTQVEIRGEVEKDFMESPEIDVDVLTVVP; from the coding sequence ATGTCATTGCACCGCAAACTCATCGTCGCCTTGGCCGCCGCCAGCGCCTTGCTGGCCGGCAGCGCACAAGCCCAATACGTGGGACCGACGGCTGGCCCGACCGCGCCCAGCAGTGTGGCCGCCATCCTGAAAAATCCCGTCGACGACCAGGCCGTCGTGCTGCGCGGCCACCTGCTGCGCAAAGTCGGCAAGGAAAAATACACCTTCTCCGATGGCACGGCGGAAATTCGCGTGGACATCGACGACAAGGTCTTCATGAACCGCAAGATCGACGCCAAAACCCAGGTGGAAATCCGTGGAGAAGTGGAAAAAGACTTCATGGAAAGCCCGGAAATCGATGTCGATGTGCTGACCGTGGTCCCGTAA
- a CDS encoding prepilin-type N-terminal cleavage/methylation domain-containing protein, with protein sequence MLPRRQHGFTLVEIAIVLVIIGLLLGGVLKGQGLIDSAKVKNIIQQSNALTAAVNAYQDKFRALPGDDLQGTTHVPNSAGNGNGDGQIGDGQPREFTLAPQHLALGGFITGSYNGTSQFMTSAQGGAVYLYNDEVGGRAGNGIRFDNLPESYAEQIDSKLDDGVASTGNVRANMPYGNAGAIIPRTAVFF encoded by the coding sequence ATGCTCCCACGCCGCCAGCACGGCTTTACGCTCGTAGAAATCGCCATCGTCCTGGTCATCATCGGCTTGCTGCTCGGTGGCGTGCTCAAGGGACAAGGCTTGATCGACAGCGCCAAGGTGAAAAACATCATCCAGCAGTCGAATGCGCTGACGGCCGCCGTCAACGCTTACCAGGACAAATTCCGCGCCCTGCCCGGCGACGATCTCCAGGGCACCACCCACGTGCCAAACTCGGCCGGCAACGGCAATGGCGACGGCCAGATCGGCGACGGCCAGCCGCGCGAATTCACGCTGGCGCCGCAGCACCTGGCGCTGGGCGGCTTCATTACCGGCTCCTACAACGGCACCTCGCAATTCATGACCAGCGCCCAGGGCGGCGCCGTCTACCTGTACAACGATGAAGTGGGTGGGCGCGCCGGCAACGGCATCCGATTCGACAACTTGCCCGAGAGCTACGCCGAGCAGATCGACAGCAAACTCGACGATGGCGTGGCCAGCACGGGCAACGTCCGGGCAAACATGCCCTATGGCAATGCCGGTGCTATCATCCCCCGCACCGCCGTCTTTTTCTGA
- a CDS encoding ABC transporter permease, protein MPTFFPALTIARYTLLEALRSRLPWLFVLAACGAAALAGFLQQLALTESGAVQAALLAATLRLASVFLLATFIITSMAREAADRGLELLLALPMPRVAYLLGKLLGYGVLAAVPALLFGLLMALFTAPAHSALWALSLLGELWIVAAFSLLCASSLQQALPALAATGGFYLLARMLGSLQLLAHGAQAGDSWLQRATAGAIDVLALLLPRLDAFTRTDWLLYATGDWQALAGVAAQTIIYVALLTSCALCDFYRRNI, encoded by the coding sequence ATGCCAACGTTCTTTCCCGCCCTCACCATCGCCCGCTACACGCTGCTCGAAGCGCTGCGCAGCCGCCTGCCATGGCTGTTCGTATTGGCCGCCTGCGGCGCCGCCGCCCTGGCCGGCTTCCTGCAGCAACTGGCGCTGACGGAAAGCGGCGCCGTGCAGGCGGCGCTGCTGGCGGCCACCCTGCGCCTGGCCAGCGTCTTCCTGCTGGCCACGTTCATTATCACCAGCATGGCGCGCGAAGCGGCCGACCGGGGCCTCGAGTTACTGCTGGCACTGCCCATGCCGCGCGTGGCCTATCTGCTGGGCAAACTGTTGGGCTACGGGGTGCTGGCGGCCGTGCCCGCCTTGCTGTTCGGTCTGTTGATGGCGCTGTTCACCGCGCCCGCGCACAGCGCGCTGTGGGCGCTGTCGCTGCTGGGAGAACTGTGGATCGTCGCCGCCTTCAGCCTGCTGTGCGCAAGCAGCCTGCAACAGGCCCTGCCCGCCCTGGCCGCCACGGGCGGCTTTTATCTGCTGGCGCGCATGCTGGGCAGCCTGCAACTGCTGGCGCACGGCGCGCAGGCGGGCGATTCCTGGCTGCAGCGGGCCACGGCGGGCGCCATCGACGTGCTGGCCCTGCTCCTGCCCCGCCTCGACGCCTTTACGCGCACGGACTGGCTGCTGTACGCCACCGGCGACTGGCAAGCCTTGGCCGGCGTGGCGGCGCAAACCATCATCTATGTGGCCTTGCTGACCAGCTGCGCGCTGTGCGACTTTTACCGCAGGAACATCTGA
- a CDS encoding type II secretion system protein: protein MDSTRRSQGGFSLIEISIVLVIVGLMIGGLVTPLTVQLEQRKVAETQQALNEAKEALTGYALRYGYLPCPAISAMSGLEDRRGTRCNGEKRAGFLPWATLGLRQADSWSNLFRYSVTPAFSDSGQLFSLATPRDISIVTRNGGPLLQATALNDIPAMIMSHGKNGFGATGVQGQRQAVPFSNNIDERNNASNATTVISRAASGPQQPGGEFDDLVTWLSPNILFNRMVAAQRLPR, encoded by the coding sequence ATGGATAGTACCCGTCGCAGCCAGGGCGGCTTCTCCCTGATCGAGATCTCCATCGTGCTGGTTATCGTCGGCCTGATGATAGGCGGTCTGGTCACGCCCTTGACGGTGCAGCTGGAACAGCGCAAGGTAGCCGAGACGCAACAGGCGCTGAATGAAGCGAAGGAAGCGCTGACGGGCTACGCGCTGCGCTACGGCTACCTGCCCTGTCCCGCCATTTCCGCCATGAGTGGCCTGGAAGACCGGCGCGGCACCCGCTGCAATGGTGAAAAACGCGCCGGCTTCCTGCCGTGGGCCACCCTGGGACTGCGCCAGGCCGACAGCTGGAGCAATCTGTTCCGCTACAGCGTGACGCCCGCCTTCAGCGACAGCGGCCAGCTCTTCAGCCTGGCCACGCCGCGCGACATCAGCATCGTCACGCGCAATGGCGGCCCGCTGCTGCAGGCGACGGCCTTGAACGACATCCCCGCCATGATCATGTCGCACGGCAAGAACGGTTTCGGCGCCACTGGCGTGCAGGGCCAGCGCCAGGCTGTGCCATTCAGCAACAATATCGACGAGCGCAACAATGCCTCGAACGCCACCACCGTCATCAGCCGCGCCGCCAGCGGCCCGCAACAGCCGGGCGGCGAGTTCGATGACCTCGTCACCTGGCTGTCGCCAAACATCCTGTTCAACCGCATGGTGGCGGCGCAAAGGCTGCCCCGCTGA